One genomic segment of Rivularia sp. PCC 7116 includes these proteins:
- the ctaD gene encoding cytochrome c oxidase subunit I, with translation MTSTKPTNTEVAQGQHHEGHHHPPTTWKTYFTFSTDHKVIGIQYIVTAFIFFLIGGIFAMIIRGELITPESDLVDRTVYNAMFTMHGTIMLFMWTFPVLAGLANYLVPLQIGARDMAFPRLNALAFWMVPVFGTILMASFLVPGGPAQSGWWSYPPVSTQNPAGILFNGQFLWLIAVALSGISSILGAVNIVTTIFRMRAPGMGFFKMPAYVWTVLSAQMIQLFGLPALTAGAVMLLFDLSVGTSFFDPAKGGDPVLYQHFFWFYSHPAVYVIILPVFGIFSEVFPVYSRKPLFGYKVVAVSSLIITGLSAVVWVHHMFASGTPGWMRMLFMFSTMLISVPTGIKVFAWVGTIWGGKLRLDTPMLFALGGLVMFVFSGITGIMLAAVPVDIHVNNTYFVVGHFHYVIYGATVMGVYAALYHWFPKMTGRMYYEGLGKLHFWLTFIGANLNFFPMHPLGLQGMPRRVASYDPEFAFWNVIASIGGFVLGMSTLPFLLNVISSWVDGKKAPDNPFRAIGLEWLVSSPPPVENFEKQLPIVMEEPYGYGKSTPEKLVANPSELN, from the coding sequence ATGACTAGTACCAAACCTACAAATACTGAAGTTGCTCAAGGGCAACATCATGAAGGACATCATCATCCACCGACGACTTGGAAAACTTATTTTACTTTTAGTACCGACCACAAAGTAATAGGTATTCAATATATCGTTACTGCCTTCATATTTTTCCTGATTGGCGGCATTTTCGCGATGATTATTCGGGGTGAATTAATCACTCCTGAATCCGATCTTGTTGACCGTACCGTTTATAATGCCATGTTTACCATGCACGGTACGATAATGCTGTTTATGTGGACTTTCCCGGTGCTGGCTGGTTTGGCAAACTACCTCGTACCTTTACAGATTGGGGCGCGTGATATGGCGTTTCCTCGTCTCAATGCTCTTGCCTTTTGGATGGTTCCAGTGTTTGGAACTATACTGATGGCGAGTTTCTTGGTTCCTGGTGGTCCCGCTCAATCTGGCTGGTGGTCTTACCCACCGGTAAGTACTCAAAATCCTGCGGGTATTTTGTTCAACGGACAATTCCTGTGGTTGATAGCTGTAGCATTATCGGGGATATCTTCGATTTTGGGTGCGGTAAATATTGTGACTACAATTTTCCGTATGAGAGCGCCGGGAATGGGTTTCTTCAAAATGCCTGCCTATGTGTGGACGGTATTAAGCGCCCAGATGATTCAACTGTTTGGATTGCCTGCGCTGACTGCTGGTGCGGTAATGTTATTGTTTGATTTATCTGTAGGAACCAGTTTCTTTGACCCCGCGAAAGGTGGCGACCCGGTATTGTATCAGCACTTTTTCTGGTTCTATTCCCATCCTGCTGTTTACGTAATTATACTGCCAGTATTTGGAATTTTTTCGGAAGTATTTCCAGTTTATTCCCGCAAACCTTTATTTGGTTACAAAGTAGTAGCAGTTTCATCGCTGATTATCACGGGATTGAGCGCTGTGGTTTGGGTTCACCACATGTTTGCTAGCGGTACTCCTGGTTGGATGCGGATGCTATTCATGTTCTCTACAATGTTGATTTCTGTGCCCACTGGAATAAAAGTATTTGCTTGGGTGGGGACAATTTGGGGAGGAAAGTTACGTCTTGACACACCAATGTTATTCGCTTTGGGTGGATTGGTGATGTTCGTATTTTCTGGGATTACGGGTATTATGCTTGCTGCGGTTCCCGTTGATATTCACGTTAATAATACCTACTTCGTAGTCGGTCACTTCCATTATGTGATTTATGGTGCAACAGTGATGGGTGTTTATGCTGCTTTGTACCATTGGTTCCCTAAAATGACAGGAAGAATGTATTACGAAGGTTTGGGTAAACTGCACTTTTGGTTAACCTTCATCGGTGCAAACCTCAACTTCTTTCCCATGCATCCTTTAGGACTGCAAGGAATGCCAAGACGAGTAGCTTCTTACGACCCAGAATTTGCTTTTTGGAATGTAATTGCTAGTATTGGTGGATTTGTGTTGGGAATGTCTACGTTACCGTTTTTACTTAACGTTATTAGTTCTTGGGTTGACGGCAAGAAAGCACCAGACAATCCGTTTCGTGCCATTGGCTTGGAATGGTTAGTTTCTTCACCACCACCTGTAGAAAACTTTGAAAAACAACTTCCGATTGTGATGGAGGAACCCTACGGTTATGGAAAATCAACACCAGAGAAGTTAGTAGCTAATCCTTCTGAGCTTAATTAG
- a CDS encoding cation:proton antiporter has translation MNYPLEQLLPSNYLLATAEAENAPIVLAGVLLSLIVIYLASKLGGELSRKLDFPPVLGELVGGVLVGASALNLLVFPETGASASDSLLMTVLQLFDDISPEAVTSIFESQSEAISILAELGVIVLLFEIGLESDLRELQKVGYQAAVVAVVGVVAPFVAGTAGLMFLFNVSTIPAVFAGAALTATSIGITSKVLSELGHLKSAEGQIIVGAAVIDDVLGIIVLAVVASLAKTGEVDIFNVIYLIISASAFLIGSILLGKFFNKAFHLSAEFFQTRGNIVIPAFIFALFMSFVANAIHLEAILGAFAAGLVLDETDTRNELDEQVIPIADILVPIFFVTVGARVDLSVLNPVVPENRQGLVLAIFLIVVAIIGKVITGWAVFGKPEINRLAIGVGMIPRGEVGLVFAGIGAASGALDKPLQAAIIIMVILTTFLAPPFLRFSFGDASEDAVEEADAAS, from the coding sequence ATGAATTATCCACTTGAACAGCTGCTGCCAAGCAATTACTTACTGGCAACAGCAGAAGCTGAAAATGCACCCATTGTCCTTGCAGGTGTGTTACTGAGTCTAATTGTAATTTATCTTGCAAGTAAACTAGGCGGTGAGTTGTCTAGAAAGCTCGACTTCCCTCCAGTATTGGGTGAATTAGTTGGTGGTGTACTAGTCGGTGCTTCGGCTCTAAATCTCCTAGTGTTCCCCGAAACCGGTGCGAGTGCTTCCGACTCGTTACTAATGACTGTTTTACAACTTTTCGATGACATCAGCCCGGAAGCAGTAACGTCAATATTTGAAAGCCAAAGCGAAGCAATTTCGATTTTGGCAGAATTAGGTGTAATTGTTCTGCTGTTTGAAATTGGTTTAGAATCCGATTTACGAGAACTGCAAAAAGTCGGTTATCAAGCTGCTGTTGTGGCGGTGGTAGGAGTAGTTGCTCCTTTCGTGGCTGGTACTGCGGGTTTGATGTTTTTGTTTAACGTGTCTACAATTCCCGCTGTTTTTGCAGGTGCGGCTTTAACTGCAACTAGTATTGGTATCACTTCAAAAGTTTTATCGGAGTTAGGACATCTCAAATCAGCAGAAGGACAAATTATCGTTGGTGCGGCAGTAATTGATGACGTTTTAGGTATTATCGTTTTAGCAGTAGTAGCAAGTTTAGCAAAAACTGGTGAAGTTGATATCTTCAATGTAATTTATCTAATTATTAGCGCCAGTGCTTTTCTAATCGGTTCAATTTTGTTGGGCAAATTCTTCAATAAAGCCTTCCATTTGAGTGCCGAATTTTTTCAAACTAGAGGAAATATAGTAATTCCCGCGTTTATCTTTGCACTGTTTATGTCTTTCGTTGCCAATGCAATTCACTTAGAAGCAATTTTAGGTGCTTTTGCTGCTGGTTTAGTTTTGGATGAAACCGATACACGCAATGAATTAGACGAACAAGTAATTCCCATCGCAGATATACTGGTGCCAATTTTCTTCGTAACTGTTGGAGCCAGAGTTGATTTAAGCGTACTTAATCCTGTGGTTCCCGAAAATCGTCAAGGTTTAGTTCTAGCGATCTTTTTGATTGTAGTTGCGATTATCGGTAAAGTAATTACAGGTTGGGCAGTCTTCGGCAAGCCCGAAATTAATCGCTTAGCCATTGGTGTAGGAATGATTCCACGGGGTGAAGTTGGACTGGTATTTGCCGGAATTGGTGCAGCTAGCGGCGCACTTGATAAGCCCTTGCAAGCTGCAATCATTATTATGGTGATTTTGACGACGTTTTTAGCGCCACCTTTTCTGAGGTTTTCCTTTGGAGACGCATCTGAAGATGCTGTAGAAGAAGCAGATGCTGCTAGTTAA
- a CDS encoding P-II family nitrogen regulator — protein sequence MTQQAAKLVIVTEKLLMKKIAKIIDEAGATGYTVVPAGGKGSRNVPSSGQPTVSSDNFSNIKFEVLTPNRDMAVKISDEVAAQFFDDYSGIAYLCDVMEVLHAHKF from the coding sequence ATGACCCAGCAAGCCGCCAAGCTTGTCATCGTCACAGAAAAGTTGTTGATGAAAAAAATCGCTAAGATTATCGACGAAGCCGGGGCTACCGGTTATACGGTGGTGCCCGCTGGTGGTAAAGGCAGTCGCAACGTGCCCTCATCGGGACAACCCACCGTTTCCTCCGACAACTTCTCGAATATCAAGTTCGAGGTGCTCACCCCAAATCGGGATATGGCCGTGAAGATTTCGGATGAGGTTGCAGCCCAGTTTTTCGACGATTATTCAGGTATCGCTTATCTCTGTGACGTGATGGAGGTATTGCACGCACACAAGTTCTGA
- a CDS encoding cytochrome c oxidase subunit II → MKIRDILSIIVSAIILAVVSLWIGQQAYSWLPPQATAQSLLVDDLFSFLVTLGAFIFLGVTAAIVYSIIFNRAGKYDVSDGPAIEGNITLEVVWTAIPFVLVIWIGVYSYQVYDQMSILGSIQNQHMSMKINPEVAPPIKDSEKIEVISKQWAWIFNYPQQNISSTELHLPVNKPAYLTLQSEDVIHGFYIPAFRVKQDVIPGEIINFQFTPILEGKYRLRDSQYSGTYFAAMQADVVVESPEKYQEWLKVAQNREPSAAYNQAVAEYTSKSDKAINTSWATVKPAEPPVVNYHD, encoded by the coding sequence ATGAAAATACGCGATATTTTATCAATAATTGTCAGTGCAATTATTTTAGCTGTTGTTAGTCTATGGATTGGACAACAGGCTTATTCTTGGCTTCCTCCGCAAGCTACTGCTCAATCTCTATTAGTAGATGATTTATTCAGTTTTTTGGTGACGCTGGGAGCATTTATCTTTTTAGGGGTTACGGCAGCAATAGTATATTCAATAATATTTAATCGTGCGGGAAAGTACGATGTTAGCGATGGCCCTGCTATAGAAGGTAATATTACTTTAGAAGTAGTTTGGACGGCAATTCCATTTGTTTTAGTGATTTGGATTGGTGTTTATAGCTACCAAGTTTACGACCAAATGTCTATTCTTGGTTCTATACAAAATCAACATATGTCTATGAAGATAAATCCGGAGGTTGCACCACCGATTAAGGATTCAGAAAAAATCGAAGTTATATCTAAACAGTGGGCTTGGATTTTTAATTATCCACAGCAAAATATTAGCAGTACCGAACTACATTTACCCGTAAACAAACCAGCTTATTTAACATTGCAATCAGAAGACGTTATTCACGGTTTTTATATTCCCGCATTCCGGGTAAAGCAAGATGTAATTCCTGGTGAAATAATCAATTTTCAATTTACTCCCATTCTTGAAGGTAAATATAGACTCCGGGATTCTCAATATAGTGGAACTTACTTCGCAGCAATGCAGGCTGATGTAGTTGTTGAATCCCCAGAAAAATATCAAGAATGGCTAAAAGTTGCTCAAAACCGCGAACCATCCGCCGCATACAATCAAGCAGTAGCTGAATATACCAGTAAATCCGATAAGGCAATTAATACTAGTTGGGCAACAGTTAAACCAGCAGAGCCTCCTGTTGTTAATTATCACGATTAA
- a CDS encoding DUF2231 domain-containing protein — protein MNSELINQLDLGANGLPYSIPIHPNLVHLTLGLFIISIAFDIVGVFFTLEKPIFKFLAIKATRSGFFDVGWYNMLAASIITFFTVAAGFYEIMLAHPEAGIKSAWGLGAMETMLWHGVGGVVLLAFIVGMTVWRGYQRFVWRKDRGLQVQFSYVFVGLFIMFLMYVHGTLGAHMAGEFGIHNTADNLLRLGQDPNTLLK, from the coding sequence ATGAATTCTGAATTAATTAATCAGTTAGATTTAGGAGCGAATGGATTACCTTATTCTATCCCAATTCATCCTAATTTAGTGCATCTAACATTGGGATTATTTATTATTAGTATAGCCTTTGATATAGTTGGCGTATTCTTTACATTAGAAAAACCAATCTTTAAATTTCTAGCTATTAAAGCAACTCGTTCGGGTTTCTTTGATGTTGGCTGGTACAATATGTTAGCCGCGTCCATTATTACATTTTTTACAGTTGCAGCAGGTTTTTACGAAATTATGCTGGCACACCCAGAAGCTGGAATCAAAAGTGCTTGGGGATTGGGAGCTATGGAAACAATGCTTTGGCACGGTGTTGGCGGTGTTGTATTATTAGCATTTATTGTTGGAATGACTGTTTGGCGTGGATATCAACGATTTGTTTGGCGTAAAGATAGAGGTTTACAAGTCCAATTTAGTTACGTGTTTGTTGGATTATTTATTATGTTCTTAATGTACGTTCATGGAACATTAGGAGCGCACATGGCTGGTGAATTTGGCATACATAATACCGCAGATAATTTATTGCGATTGGGACAAGACCCCAATACTTTATTGAAGTAA
- a CDS encoding GMC oxidoreductase, with amino-acid sequence MIIDDQNYDVIIIGTGAGGGTLAHKLALTGKKILVLEQGDFLEKESSELVEVEVFKKEDFHAPQQWYDSESEPFHPQTSYSVGGNTKIYSGVLQRMREKDFEKIQHQDGVSPEWEVKYKDFEPYYTEAEKLYQVHGKTGDDLTEPSRSEDFPFPVVDSEPQVEDICNRIAKKGLHPAYLPIGVGNQGRTDSEDTGISPTIKSYDNVTLKTKARVVGLHTNPSGTEVKAVEAKIGDRSYLFMGNIIVLSCGAINSAALLLSSANEKHPKGLANSSEFVGCNLMKQLMTTLVQITNTPNSGLFQRTRYINDFYWGDENFSYPMGHIQNSGGILQDVIFAESPPLLSVAAKLMPGFGLKQLAKRSIGWWLQTEDLPVPKNRVRFQGSKLYVDYTANNAEAHDRLVYRWIDVLKSIDGNKQNIYPRGETPIQVVAHQSGTCRFGENAKTSVLDLNCRTHDIDNLYVVDSSFFPSMSATSPALTVIANALRVGEHLIERLK; translated from the coding sequence ATGATTATCGACGACCAAAATTACGATGTAATAATTATCGGTACTGGTGCTGGCGGAGGAACTTTAGCTCACAAGTTAGCACTTACTGGTAAAAAGATTCTTGTTTTGGAACAAGGAGATTTTTTAGAAAAAGAAAGTTCGGAATTAGTTGAGGTGGAAGTTTTTAAGAAAGAAGACTTTCATGCGCCACAACAATGGTATGACAGCGAAAGTGAGCCTTTTCATCCTCAAACTAGTTATTCGGTTGGTGGTAATACCAAAATTTATAGTGGTGTGCTGCAAAGAATGCGAGAAAAGGATTTTGAGAAGATTCAGCATCAAGATGGTGTTTCTCCAGAATGGGAAGTTAAATATAAGGATTTTGAACCTTACTACACTGAAGCTGAAAAACTCTATCAAGTCCACGGTAAAACTGGCGATGATTTAACTGAACCTTCCAGGAGTGAAGATTTTCCCTTTCCGGTGGTTGATAGCGAACCCCAAGTAGAAGATATTTGTAATCGTATAGCTAAAAAAGGATTGCACCCAGCATACCTTCCTATCGGTGTTGGTAATCAAGGAAGAACTGATTCTGAAGATACGGGAATTTCTCCTACGATTAAATCCTATGATAATGTCACCCTGAAAACGAAAGCTAGAGTTGTTGGTTTGCATACCAATCCTTCAGGCACAGAAGTTAAAGCTGTAGAAGCAAAAATTGGCGATCGCTCTTATTTGTTTATGGGAAATATTATTGTTCTTTCCTGTGGAGCGATAAATTCAGCAGCTTTACTTTTAAGTTCTGCGAATGAAAAACATCCCAAAGGATTAGCAAATAGTTCGGAATTTGTGGGGTGTAATTTAATGAAGCAGTTGATGACGACGTTAGTACAAATTACTAACACTCCCAATTCTGGATTATTTCAAAGGACTCGCTATATTAATGATTTTTATTGGGGAGATGAAAATTTTTCTTACCCAATGGGTCATATTCAAAATTCTGGTGGTATTCTTCAAGATGTGATTTTTGCCGAGTCTCCACCATTATTATCTGTTGCTGCTAAATTGATGCCGGGATTTGGTTTAAAACAGTTAGCGAAACGCTCTATCGGTTGGTGGTTGCAAACTGAAGATTTACCAGTTCCTAAAAACCGCGTTCGTTTTCAAGGCTCAAAATTATATGTAGATTATACAGCCAATAATGCCGAAGCCCACGACAGGTTAGTTTATCGTTGGATTGACGTACTTAAATCCATTGACGGAAACAAACAAAATATTTATCCCCGTGGTGAAACACCAATTCAAGTAGTAGCTCATCAATCCGGTACTTGTCGCTTCGGAGAAAATGCAAAAACTTCAGTCCTCGACCTTAACTGTCGTACCCATGATATAGATAATCTTTACGTCGTTGACAGCAGTTTTTTCCCTTCGATGTCTGCAACCAGCCCCGCTTTAACGGTTATCGCCAACGCTTTGCGGGTTGGGGAGCATTTGATTGAAAGATTGAAGTGA
- a CDS encoding DUF2231 domain-containing protein — MFENLLPALNEHNLPYPDTIHPIVVHFVIAMVLFAFFCDIIGYFTKNSRLFEVSWWNMFFATISIFIAIIFGQIEAGLALAYDAVEPVLNLHTLIGWSLSGIIAAITGWRYVIRLRDSQSIPISYLGVGVLLTVLVCFQVYLGDKLVWVYGLHTSPVVEAVKEGVL, encoded by the coding sequence ATGTTTGAGAATCTTCTTCCAGCTTTAAACGAGCATAATTTGCCCTATCCAGATACAATTCATCCCATTGTGGTTCACTTTGTGATTGCGATGGTTTTATTCGCATTTTTCTGCGATATTATCGGCTATTTTACGAAAAATTCTCGACTTTTCGAGGTGAGTTGGTGGAATATGTTTTTCGCAACTATTTCGATATTTATCGCAATTATTTTTGGTCAAATAGAAGCGGGTTTGGCATTAGCTTATGACGCTGTCGAACCAGTTCTGAACTTACATACTTTAATTGGTTGGTCGCTCTCGGGAATTATTGCAGCAATAACGGGATGGCGATATGTCATTCGTTTGCGCGATTCTCAAAGTATTCCTATTTCTTATTTAGGTGTAGGAGTACTTTTAACCGTTTTAGTATGTTTTCAGGTATATCTCGGAGATAAACTTGTTTGGGTCTATGGATTGCACACAAGTCCAGTTGTTGAAGCTGTGAAAGAGGGGGTTTTATAA
- a CDS encoding cation:proton antiporter, translated as MEQILQELSKSPLIAFTILLLVILVVPPIFERLRLPGLVGLLAAGVVLGPDGLGILNAETETMKLLSDIGKIYLMFVAGLEIDLEDFRKNKDRSLGFGIATFLIPLIFGAIVGRLFGFGWNPSVLIGSLLASHTLLGFPIVNRLGVTSNQAVTVTIGATIFTDIAALLVLAVCVSISDGEFSAFSLTSQLATLAIYSAIVLFGFDWAGKEYFRRTGDEQSNQFLFVLLAVFLASVGAQIINVDKIVGAFLAGLAVNDVVGHSPVEEKVEFVGSTLFIPFFFVGMGLLINFSGFVSSLSTQLPLTIGIVGGLIISKFLAALIAKILYGYNWNEALTMWSLSLPQVAATLAAALVGKDAGIITDAVFNTIIVLMLVTAILGPVLTSRFGSKLTVPKASLEQDSTKQQVEAEDAEFNIDTDNFIYNSLFKVVVPIYNPHTERYLIEMGALLAHHEQGIVVPLSIPKAHVHMDEPQLKVSIKRSKKLLQQALKISQEFQAQAKPVIRIDDDVARGISRAAREQNADLIVMGWSPTSSLQARLFGNIIDNVFWAAHCPVAVMRLLDEPINIHRILVPVGNITPEILRAIQFAQLFADTNEASVTLLHVRPRKTTDKEIALFESELSSYLSNSKSQKEVVIRTIRHDDVARVIIKEANSYDMVILRSAHRRTAGGLAVSDVSNKLLSSIDNCSMVLFGEPHSG; from the coding sequence ATGGAACAAATATTACAAGAACTTTCCAAAAGTCCTTTAATTGCTTTTACTATTCTTTTACTAGTAATTCTAGTAGTACCACCAATTTTTGAACGTTTGCGGCTTCCGGGATTAGTGGGGTTATTAGCAGCAGGAGTAGTTTTAGGCCCCGATGGTTTAGGAATCTTGAATGCAGAAACTGAAACCATGAAATTGCTATCGGACATAGGTAAAATTTATCTGATGTTTGTAGCTGGTTTAGAAATAGATTTAGAAGATTTTCGTAAAAATAAAGACCGTTCTTTGGGTTTTGGAATTGCAACTTTTTTAATTCCACTTATTTTTGGGGCTATTGTAGGAAGGTTATTTGGTTTTGGTTGGAATCCCTCAGTTTTAATTGGTTCTCTACTCGCTTCTCATACTCTTTTAGGTTTTCCAATTGTTAACCGTTTGGGAGTTACTAGCAATCAAGCTGTTACCGTAACTATTGGAGCCACAATTTTTACCGATATTGCTGCATTGTTAGTACTTGCAGTTTGCGTTTCCATTAGTGATGGAGAATTTTCTGCTTTTAGTTTAACAAGTCAGTTAGCTACTTTAGCAATCTATTCAGCCATTGTTTTATTCGGTTTTGATTGGGCTGGTAAAGAATATTTTCGTCGCACTGGAGACGAACAAAGCAATCAATTTTTGTTTGTACTGTTGGCAGTATTTTTAGCTTCGGTAGGAGCGCAGATTATCAATGTTGATAAAATTGTCGGAGCATTCTTAGCAGGGTTAGCGGTAAATGATGTTGTCGGACATTCTCCTGTGGAAGAAAAAGTTGAATTTGTTGGAAGTACTTTATTTATTCCTTTTTTCTTCGTAGGAATGGGGTTATTAATAAATTTTTCTGGTTTTGTATCTAGCCTTAGTACTCAACTACCTTTAACTATCGGTATTGTTGGTGGTTTAATTATTAGTAAATTTCTAGCTGCACTTATAGCAAAAATTCTTTATGGCTACAACTGGAATGAAGCCTTAACAATGTGGTCTTTATCATTACCTCAAGTCGCTGCTACTTTAGCTGCTGCATTAGTAGGTAAAGATGCAGGAATAATTACAGATGCAGTGTTTAATACTATAATTGTTTTAATGTTAGTTACGGCTATTTTGGGTCCTGTATTAACATCAAGATTCGGAAGTAAATTAACAGTTCCCAAAGCAAGTTTAGAACAAGATTCTACAAAACAACAAGTAGAAGCCGAAGATGCAGAATTTAATATAGATACCGACAACTTTATTTACAACAGTCTCTTTAAGGTAGTAGTACCTATTTATAATCCTCATACCGAAAGATATCTAATTGAAATGGGAGCATTATTAGCCCATCACGAACAAGGCATAGTTGTGCCTTTATCAATTCCTAAAGCTCACGTTCATATGGACGAACCCCAGCTAAAAGTTTCCATCAAAAGAAGCAAAAAATTATTACAGCAAGCACTAAAAATCAGTCAAGAATTCCAAGCCCAAGCCAAACCGGTAATTCGTATTGATGATGATGTTGCTAGGGGAATTAGTCGCGCCGCCAGAGAACAAAATGCTGATTTAATTGTTATGGGGTGGAGTCCAACCAGTAGTTTACAGGCCCGTTTATTTGGTAATATTATTGATAATGTTTTTTGGGCTGCTCATTGTCCGGTAGCAGTAATGCGTTTGCTAGACGAACCAATAAACATTCACAGAATTCTCGTTCCTGTTGGTAACATTACACCAGAAATATTGCGTGCAATTCAATTTGCTCAACTTTTCGCCGACACAAACGAAGCATCTGTAACATTATTGCATGTCCGTCCGCGCAAAACGACTGATAAAGAAATTGCATTATTTGAATCCGAACTTTCATCATATCTGAGTAATAGTAAATCCCAGAAAGAAGTAGTAATTAGGACAATTCGTCACGATGACGTCGCAAGAGTAATCATTAAAGAAGCCAATTCCTACGATATGGTAATTTTACGTTCCGCTCACCGTCGTACAGCAGGAGGATTAGCAGTTAGTGACGTAAGCAATAAACTGCTTTCATCAATTGACAATTGTTCAATGGTTTTGTTTGGGGAACCGCATTCAGGTTAA
- a CDS encoding sodium-dependent bicarbonate transport family permease: MDFLSDFVTLFLGKLQSPTLGFLIGGMVVAAVNSRLQVPDPIYKFIVFMLLIKVGLSGGIAIRNANLVEMLLPAVFAVVVGILIVFIGRYTLAKLPNVKTVDAIATAGLFGAVSGSTLAAALTLLESENIFYEPWAAALYPFMDIPALVTAIVLASIYTTKKRRREDESLSKQKYLTGQSVTAGGYPNEQGMTAGGYPSEQRFSTGGYGSEQGIIASGYPKRDTASKRVKIWPIIQESLQGSALSALLLGLALGILTRPESVYESFFDPLFRGLLSILMLVMGMEATARLGELRKVGQWYALYAAVAPLLHGLIAFGFGWIAHEITGFSPGGVVILAVIAASSSDISGPPTLRAGIPSANPSAYIGSSTAVGTPVALAIGIPLFIGLAQALMSS; this comes from the coding sequence GTGGATTTTTTGTCCGATTTTGTGACGCTCTTCCTAGGGAAGTTGCAGTCCCCGACACTCGGTTTTCTAATTGGTGGTATGGTAGTTGCCGCCGTCAATAGCCGACTACAAGTTCCAGATCCGATTTATAAGTTCATCGTCTTCATGCTGCTCATAAAAGTCGGCTTGAGCGGCGGCATTGCAATCCGCAATGCCAATCTGGTGGAGATGCTGTTGCCTGCGGTGTTCGCCGTAGTAGTGGGCATCCTTATCGTGTTTATCGGGCGCTACACCTTGGCCAAGTTGCCGAACGTCAAAACCGTGGATGCCATTGCGACTGCAGGCTTGTTCGGTGCCGTGAGTGGCTCTACCCTCGCCGCGGCCCTGACGCTACTGGAATCGGAAAATATCTTCTACGAACCTTGGGCCGCCGCACTCTATCCCTTCATGGATATCCCAGCACTCGTGACTGCCATCGTTTTGGCCAGCATTTATACTACCAAGAAGCGCCGTCGCGAAGACGAGTCTCTCAGCAAGCAGAAGTATCTCACCGGGCAGAGCGTTACCGCAGGCGGGTATCCTAACGAGCAGGGCATGACCGCAGGCGGGTATCCCAGCGAGCAGCGCTTTAGCACAGGCGGGTATGGTAGCGAGCAGGGCATTATCGCAAGCGGGTATCCCAAGCGCGATACCGCAAGCAAGCGGGTGAAGATATGGCCCATCATTCAGGAAAGCCTCCAGGGTTCTGCCCTATCGGCACTGCTGCTCGGTCTCGCTCTAGGTATCCTAACCCGCCCGGAAAGTGTATATGAGAGCTTCTTCGATCCTCTCTTTCGCGGTTTGCTTTCAATACTGATGCTGGTAATGGGTATGGAGGCCACGGCAAGGCTTGGCGAGCTGCGTAAGGTGGGTCAGTGGTACGCCCTATATGCCGCAGTAGCGCCGCTGCTGCATGGACTCATCGCCTTCGGTTTCGGCTGGATTGCTCATGAAATCACGGGATTCAGCCCTGGCGGTGTCGTTATCCTGGCCGTCATTGCCGCCTCCAGTTCAGACATCTCAGGACCGCCCACTTTACGGGCAGGTATCCCGTCGGCCAATCCCTCTGCTTACATCGGCTCGTCCACAGCCGTCGGCACGCCGGTTGCGCTTGCCATAGGAATACCGCTCTTCATCGGGCTTGCCCAGGCATTAATGAGCAGTTGA
- a CDS encoding heme-copper oxidase subunit III, translating to MSTIDGEAMQLKDENSLQELELANNENLAEHEHDEEGNSMFGFIVFLLSESVIFLSFFAGYIVYKTTTVDWLPAGVEGLEVREPFINTVILVSSSFVIYFAERFLKKDNLWGFRIFWLLTMAMGSYFLYGQAVEWNALEFSFTSGVFGGMFYLLTGFHGLHVLSGVLLQLTMLIRSFIPGNYENGHYGVDATSLFWHFVDVIWIVLFLLLYIWQ from the coding sequence ATGAGTACTATAGACGGTGAAGCAATGCAGTTAAAAGATGAGAATTCATTACAAGAATTAGAGTTAGCAAATAATGAAAATTTAGCGGAACACGAGCATGATGAAGAAGGCAATAGTATGTTTGGCTTCATTGTTTTTCTGCTATCGGAAAGCGTTATTTTCCTCAGTTTTTTCGCTGGATATATTGTTTATAAAACCACAACTGTTGATTGGCTGCCAGCAGGTGTTGAAGGATTAGAAGTTAGAGAACCATTCATAAATACAGTAATTCTTGTTTCCAGTAGTTTTGTCATTTATTTTGCGGAAAGGTTTTTAAAGAAAGATAATCTTTGGGGTTTTCGTATATTTTGGCTGTTAACAATGGCTATGGGTAGTTATTTTCTCTACGGTCAAGCTGTTGAATGGAATGCTTTAGAATTCAGCTTCACATCAGGTGTATTTGGTGGAATGTTTTATTTATTAACAGGATTCCACGGCTTGCACGTTTTAAGTGGTGTGTTGTTGCAGTTGACAATGTTGATTCGTTCTTTCATTCCCGGTAATTATGAAAACGGTCATTATGGAGTTGATGCAACTTCATTATTTTGGCACTTTGTTGATGTGATTTGGATTGTTTTGTTTCTACTTTTATATATTTGGCAGTGA